Proteins encoded together in one Haloplanus vescus window:
- a CDS encoding glycosyltransferase: MHLTQVAPYVTYPPRLGGDHRTHGLVKEFPQHGDTVTRFCQGGSPAMYKSLDLRRTVEIAERYTEYRHLHPLHELLKAPMLVGYPNVFQGQALSVASDGLGTLLADADVVLAREPWQTPYVLDHVDESTPVVFSSHNVETERFGDIDQPLFEGWVERRVDALERRSVEGADAIVCTSERDANVYRETYDPGGPILVAPNGTYEDDLRDHRPDTEAATRVRRRYGISPDATVCLFMGSNYKPNVEAAETVVDVAREFDASVHFLVMGTVGNALEEAALPANVTTAGYVEDDFEAHFDATDIALNPMQSGGGTNIKLIDYFARSLPVVSTPFGARGLDATPDEHLVVAECDALPAAIRRLADAPERRRTVGTNARELAASTYTWEASSRKLRRFVVEKFGPF, translated from the coding sequence GTGCACCTCACCCAGGTCGCCCCCTACGTCACCTACCCACCACGGTTAGGCGGCGACCACCGCACCCACGGCCTGGTGAAGGAGTTCCCCCAACACGGGGACACGGTCACCCGCTTCTGTCAGGGGGGGTCGCCCGCGATGTACAAGTCACTCGACCTGCGGCGGACGGTCGAAATCGCGGAGCGATACACCGAATACCGCCATCTCCACCCGCTACACGAACTGTTGAAGGCGCCGATGCTCGTCGGCTACCCCAACGTCTTCCAGGGGCAGGCGCTGTCGGTGGCAAGTGACGGTCTCGGCACGCTGCTCGCCGACGCCGACGTGGTGCTCGCCCGCGAACCGTGGCAGACGCCGTACGTCCTCGACCACGTCGACGAGTCGACGCCCGTGGTGTTCTCCAGTCACAACGTCGAGACGGAGCGATTCGGAGACATCGACCAACCGCTGTTCGAGGGGTGGGTCGAGCGCCGGGTCGATGCGCTCGAACGCCGGTCCGTCGAGGGCGCGGACGCCATCGTCTGCACCAGCGAACGCGACGCGAACGTCTACCGCGAGACGTACGACCCCGGCGGTCCGATTCTCGTCGCGCCGAACGGCACCTACGAGGACGACCTGCGCGACCACCGCCCGGATACCGAGGCGGCGACGCGCGTCCGCCGACGCTACGGTATCTCACCGGACGCGACGGTCTGTCTGTTCATGGGGAGCAACTACAAGCCGAACGTCGAGGCCGCGGAAACCGTCGTCGACGTCGCCCGCGAGTTCGACGCGTCGGTTCACTTCCTCGTCATGGGAACCGTCGGCAACGCCCTCGAGGAGGCGGCCCTTCCGGCGAACGTCACCACGGCGGGGTACGTCGAGGACGATTTCGAAGCCCACTTCGACGCCACGGACATCGCCCTCAACCCGATGCAGTCGGGCGGCGGGACGAACATCAAACTCATCGACTACTTCGCGCGGAGCCTCCCTGTCGTCTCGACGCCATTCGGCGCCCGGGGACTGGACGCCACGCCCGACGAGCATCTCGTCGTCGCCGAGTGCGACGCGCTCCCGGCGGCGATTCGGCGCCTCGCCGACGCGCCGGAGCGGCGTCGAACGGTCGGAACCAACGCCCGCGAACTCGCCGCTTCGACGTACACGTGGGAAGCCTCGTCGCGCAAGCTCCGGCGGTTCGTCGTCGAGAAGTTCGGCCCGTTTTAA
- a CDS encoding metallophosphoesterase family protein, with amino-acid sequence MELAIISDTHVPGRAGGVPDWVRARVEAADHVVHAGDFATESVVDEIRALAGGEFTGVRGNVDDRSVDLPPVATVECGGVEFVVTHGTGDRIGYEGRVADAVTTHGGPDAVGIAGHTHEPLDEVHDGVRILNPGSATGADPATETTMLTATVESGTLDVTLHSGGD; translated from the coding sequence ATGGAGTTGGCGATAATCAGCGACACGCACGTCCCCGGGCGGGCCGGCGGCGTGCCGGACTGGGTTCGGGCGCGGGTCGAGGCGGCGGACCACGTCGTCCACGCCGGCGATTTCGCGACCGAATCCGTCGTGGACGAGATACGGGCGCTCGCCGGCGGCGAGTTCACGGGCGTCCGCGGGAACGTCGACGACCGAAGCGTCGACCTGCCCCCCGTCGCCACCGTCGAGTGCGGCGGCGTCGAGTTCGTCGTCACCCACGGGACCGGCGACCGAATCGGCTACGAGGGCCGCGTCGCCGACGCGGTGACGACCCACGGCGGCCCGGACGCCGTCGGCATCGCCGGCCACACGCACGAACCCCTCGACGAGGTCCACGACGGCGTTCGCATCCTCAACCCCGGGTCGGCGACGGGCGCCGACCCCGCGACGGAGACGACGATGCTGACCGCCACGGTCGAGTCCGGCACCCTCGACGTGACGCTCCACAGCGGGGGCGACTGA
- a CDS encoding coenzyme F420-0:L-glutamate ligase translates to MTVFPVPDLPEITPEDDIAALVSDRVDLRPDDVVCVASTVVSKAEGRVADLEDFPAGPRAREVAARLERATGEEKDPQFAQAVLEESTDLLMEAPFLLTETRFGHVTVNAGIDRSNVPGGDLLLLPRRPDESAARIASGLDAERVVVTDTCGRPFRHGQRGVAVGWAGTPAARDWRGEHDREGRELGVTVQAIVDELAAAANLVAGEGAGGTPVVVVRDFEFGDHDGSDALFRDVEGDFVRQALRGWSFEDD, encoded by the coding sequence ATGACAGTCTTTCCCGTCCCCGACCTCCCCGAAATCACGCCCGAGGACGACATCGCCGCCCTCGTCTCCGACCGGGTCGACCTCCGCCCGGACGACGTGGTCTGTGTGGCGAGTACGGTCGTTTCGAAAGCCGAGGGACGGGTCGCGGACCTCGAAGACTTCCCGGCGGGGCCGCGCGCCCGCGAAGTCGCCGCACGCCTCGAACGCGCGACGGGCGAGGAGAAGGACCCGCAGTTCGCGCAGGCGGTCCTCGAAGAGAGCACGGACCTCCTGATGGAGGCGCCCTTCCTCCTCACGGAGACGCGCTTCGGTCACGTCACGGTCAACGCGGGCATCGACCGCTCGAACGTGCCCGGCGGCGACCTGTTGCTCCTTCCCCGGCGACCGGACGAGAGTGCGGCCCGAATCGCGTCGGGACTGGATGCCGAGCGCGTGGTCGTCACCGACACCTGCGGGCGACCCTTCCGACACGGCCAGCGCGGCGTCGCGGTCGGCTGGGCGGGCACGCCCGCGGCCCGCGACTGGCGGGGCGAACACGACCGCGAGGGGCGCGAACTCGGCGTCACCGTCCAAGCCATCGTCGACGAACTCGCCGCCGCGGCCAACCTCGTCGCCGGCGAGGGCGCGGGCGGCACGCCGGTCGTCGTCGTCCGCGACTTCGAGTTCGGCGACCACGACGGCAGCGACGCCCTCTTTCGGGACGTGGAGGGCGATTTCGTCCGGCAGGCGCTTCGTGGGTGGTCGTTCGAGGACGATTGA
- a CDS encoding 5,10-methylenetetrahydromethanopterin reductase — protein MFGFELTPEHPLDRLVDLGTTVERAGYDTLFVSSHYNNRSPFAALARLADATDTVRLGPGVVNPLERHPVTLAGEVGTLAEASDGRAVFGIGPGDPSTLQNLGLADDRGLRPVLEAFKVAQRLWDGERVTHDGTFTAEDAGLNFEVPTPIPTYVGGEGPHMCKMAAKHADGLLFNGSHPADLRWARDQVEDGLDDRLDGLGEFDLAAYASVSVAEDGEAARAAARPPVAFIAAGAAPPVLDRHDLDHDRAAAIGDALSAGDFSEAFDRVSPAMVEAFCVAGTVDEVADRLAAVLDHADSVVVGSPIGPDLDTAIDLAATAHDRATE, from the coding sequence ATGTTCGGATTCGAGCTCACGCCCGAGCATCCGCTGGACCGACTGGTCGACCTCGGCACGACGGTCGAACGCGCCGGCTACGACACGCTCTTCGTCTCCAGTCACTACAACAACCGCTCGCCCTTCGCGGCGCTCGCGCGCCTCGCCGACGCGACCGACACCGTCCGCCTCGGGCCGGGCGTCGTCAACCCGCTCGAACGCCACCCCGTGACGCTCGCGGGCGAGGTGGGGACGCTCGCCGAGGCCAGCGACGGCCGCGCCGTCTTCGGCATCGGCCCCGGCGACCCCTCGACGCTCCAGAATCTCGGCCTCGCCGACGACCGGGGCCTGCGCCCCGTCCTCGAGGCGTTCAAGGTCGCCCAACGGCTCTGGGACGGCGAGCGCGTCACCCACGACGGCACCTTCACCGCCGAGGACGCGGGCCTCAACTTCGAGGTGCCGACGCCGATTCCGACCTACGTCGGCGGCGAGGGGCCGCACATGTGCAAGATGGCGGCCAAGCACGCCGACGGTCTGCTGTTCAACGGCTCCCACCCCGCCGACCTGCGGTGGGCGCGCGACCAGGTCGAGGACGGACTCGACGACCGCCTCGACGGCCTCGGCGAGTTCGACCTCGCCGCCTACGCGAGCGTCAGCGTCGCGGAGGACGGCGAGGCCGCCCGCGCGGCCGCTCGACCCCCCGTCGCCTTCATCGCCGCCGGCGCCGCCCCGCCGGTCCTCGACCGGCACGACCTGGACCACGACCGCGCCGCGGCCATCGGCGACGCCCTCAGCGCCGGCGACTTCTCCGAGGCGTTCGACCGCGTCTCGCCCGCGATGGTCGAGGCCTTCTGCGTCGCGGGGACGGTCGACGAGGTGGCCGACCGCCTCGCGGCGGTTCTCGACCACGCCGACAGCGTCGTCGTCGGGTCGCCCATCGGCCCGGACCTCGACACCGCCATCGACCTCGCGGCGACGGCGCACGACCGCGCGACGGAGTGA
- a CDS encoding DUF7573 domain-containing protein: protein MADHTADADAPAPATPTARWTADGTCDACSAVVSWRWRDGERYVCADCKEW, encoded by the coding sequence ATGGCCGACCACACAGCCGATGCCGACGCGCCCGCCCCCGCCACCCCGACTGCCCGGTGGACTGCCGACGGCACCTGCGACGCCTGCAGCGCCGTCGTCTCTTGGCGCTGGCGCGACGGTGAGCGGTACGTCTGTGCCGACTGCAAGGAGTGGTGA